Proteins co-encoded in one Nitratireductor kimnyeongensis genomic window:
- the cydD gene encoding thiol reductant ABC exporter subunit CydD: MTTLDAGVRSRQSPADVRTIPMAQRAHFSKAAESLSARGTSRAAVVLQTLASLLWLPQAALLAMAVGDIAAGDGATAAWLPAIGIFLLGAMRAALDGAGGRMAFRRARRCLSALRNQAVAGLAEISPLSAARPSSGLAASTLAEQAEAIVPYVARYRPARMRAMIVPLAILACVLAFSWAAALVLLMAAPLIPVFMALVGWRAKAASEEQLAEMGSMNAFLIDRLRGMTTIRSFDAVDRTATRLRATAEDLRSRTMAVLRIAFLSSAVLELFAALGVAMVAVYVGFHLLGELNFGAWGSKLSLAEGLFILLLAPSFFEPLRELSSVWHDRASGEAALAALEKLGASGPKIVGHPDRAVREVGGVGALCVSIEGLTFRHTEEAAPVFSSFDLEVSAGERVALVAPSGAGKSTLLALIAGLVAPEVGTVRIGGQPMEGARAAELRPLIAWVGQNPHIFPGTMLSNITMGRPEVGHAAVAEVLQAVSLSRLAEMRGPAMIGESGFGLSGGEALRLALARAAATPHAGLVLADEPTAHLDRETAHEITESLLQISQGKTLIVATHDPVLAARMDRVIAVQPMARGGGRS; the protein is encoded by the coding sequence ATGACCACGCTGGATGCCGGCGTACGAAGCCGCCAATCACCGGCAGATGTGCGCACGATCCCAATGGCGCAACGGGCGCATTTCAGCAAGGCCGCAGAAAGCCTGTCCGCGCGCGGGACCAGCCGGGCAGCAGTGGTGTTGCAAACGCTTGCGTCGTTGCTCTGGCTCCCGCAAGCAGCGCTGCTGGCGATGGCGGTCGGCGATATTGCCGCCGGAGATGGCGCAACGGCGGCGTGGCTACCGGCCATCGGCATCTTCCTTCTGGGGGCCATGCGCGCGGCGCTGGATGGAGCGGGAGGCCGGATGGCGTTCCGGCGCGCACGCAGGTGCCTGAGCGCATTGCGCAATCAGGCGGTGGCTGGCCTGGCGGAAATCTCTCCGCTTTCTGCAGCACGACCATCTTCCGGCCTTGCCGCAAGCACGCTTGCCGAGCAGGCTGAGGCCATTGTTCCCTATGTAGCGCGATACCGGCCTGCGCGTATGAGAGCGATGATCGTGCCGCTGGCAATCCTCGCCTGTGTTCTTGCCTTTTCCTGGGCGGCGGCGCTGGTGCTGCTCATGGCAGCACCGCTCATACCGGTGTTCATGGCTCTGGTTGGCTGGCGTGCCAAAGCGGCAAGCGAAGAACAGCTTGCCGAAATGGGTAGCATGAACGCATTCCTTATCGACCGACTGCGGGGGATGACGACCATTCGCAGTTTCGATGCTGTCGACCGCACGGCGACCAGACTTCGAGCCACAGCCGAGGATTTGAGAAGCCGCACCATGGCCGTGTTGCGCATTGCGTTCCTTTCCTCCGCGGTGCTGGAGCTGTTTGCCGCGCTGGGTGTGGCGATGGTGGCGGTTTATGTAGGGTTTCACCTTCTTGGAGAGCTGAACTTCGGAGCGTGGGGCAGCAAGCTCTCCCTCGCCGAGGGGTTGTTCATCCTTCTTCTCGCCCCCTCGTTTTTCGAGCCTCTGCGCGAACTCTCTTCGGTCTGGCACGACCGGGCCTCGGGAGAGGCGGCGCTTGCAGCCCTGGAAAAGCTTGGTGCGTCGGGGCCGAAGATCGTGGGACACCCAGATCGCGCGGTCCGGGAGGTTGGGGGCGTCGGTGCGCTTTGCGTTTCTATAGAAGGGCTGACGTTTCGACACACGGAAGAGGCCGCGCCGGTTTTTTCGTCATTCGATCTGGAAGTGTCGGCGGGTGAGCGTGTCGCGCTGGTGGCCCCAAGCGGTGCGGGTAAATCAACGCTCCTTGCGCTCATTGCCGGCCTGGTGGCGCCCGAGGTAGGGACAGTTCGCATCGGCGGTCAGCCAATGGAAGGTGCTCGCGCTGCAGAGTTGCGGCCGCTGATCGCATGGGTCGGGCAAAATCCCCACATCTTTCCCGGAACGATGCTGAGCAATATCACGATGGGCCGCCCCGAGGTGGGGCATGCAGCGGTTGCGGAAGTGCTTCAGGCGGTGAGTCTCTCGCGTCTGGCCGAGATGCGCGGGCCTGCGATGATCGGTGAATCCGGTTTTGGCCTTTCGGGAGGCGAAGCGCTGCGGCTTGCATTGGCTCGCGCCGCCGCCACACCGCATGCCGGCCTGGTTCTGGCCGATGAGCCGACGGCCCATCTGGACCGGGAAACCGCGCACGAAATTACCGAGAGCCTGCTGCAAATCAGCCAGGGCAAGACGCTGATTGTCGCAACCCATGATCCCGTTCTCGCCGCCCGGATGGACCGGGTCATCGCAGTGCAGCCAATGGCGAGGGGTGGAGGCCGTTCATGA